A single Balaenoptera ricei isolate mBalRic1 chromosome 13, mBalRic1.hap2, whole genome shotgun sequence DNA region contains:
- the SEMA4C gene encoding semaphorin-4C, producing MAPHWAVWLLAVGLWGLGIGAEVWWNLVPRKTVSSGELATVVRRFSQTGIQDFLTLTLTEQTGLLYVGAREALFAFSVEALELQGVISWEAPAEKKAECTQKGKSNQTECFNFIRFLQPYNASHLYVCGTYAFQPKCTYIDMLTFTLERGEFEDGKGKCPYDPVKGHTGLLVDGELYSATLNNFLGTEPVILRNMGPHHAMKTEYLAFWLNEPHFVGSAYIPESVGSFTGDDDKVYFFFSERAVEYDCYAEQVVARVARVCKGDVGGARTLQRKWTTFLKARLVCSAPDWQLYFNQLQALHTLQDASWHNTTFFGVFRARWGDMDLSAVCEYQLEEIQRVFEGPYKEYHEQAQKWGRYTDPVPSPRPGSCINNWHRRHGYTSSLELPDNTLNFIKKHPLMEEQVGPRWGRPLLVKKDANFTHLVADRVTGLDGATYTVLFIGTGDGWLLKAVSLGPWVHLIEELQVFDQEPVESLVLSRSKKLLFAGSRSQLVQLPLADCVKYRSCADCVLARDPYCAWSVNTSRCTAVGGHSGSLLIQHVTVSDTSSICNFRGSKKVRLTPKNITVVAGTDLVLPCRLSSNLAHARWTFGGRELPAEQPGSFLYDARLQALVVMAAQPRHAGAYHCFSEEQGARLAAEGYLVAVVAGPSVTLEARAPLESLGLVWLAVVALGAVCLVLLLLVLSLRRRLREELEKGAKAAERTLVYPLELPKEPTSPPFRPGPETDEKLWDPVGYYYSDGSLKIVPGHARCQPGGGPPSPPPGIPGQPLPSPTRLHLGGGRNSNANGYVRLQLGGEDRGSLGHPLPELADELRRKLQQRQQLPDSNPEESSV from the exons ATGGCCCCGCACTGGGCCGTCTGGCTGCTGGCAGTGGGACTGTGGGGCCTGGGCATTGGGGCTGAGGTGTGGTGGAACCTGGTGCCCCGGAAGACGGTATCTTCTGGGG AGCTGGCCACAGTGGTGCGGCGCTTCTCCCAGACGGGCATCCAGGACTTTCTGACGCTGACCTTGACTGAGCAGACCGGGCTCCTGTACGTAGGGGCCCGGGAGGCCCTGTTTGCCTTCAGCGTGGAGGCTCTGGAGCTGCAGGGAGTG atCTCATGGGAGGCGCCAGCTGAGAAGAAGGCCGAGTGTACCCAGAAAGGGAAGAGTAACCAG acGGAGTGTTTCAACTTCATCCGCTTCCTGCAGCCGTATAACGCATCCCACCTGTACGTCTGCGGTACCTACGCCTTCCAGCCCAAGTGCACCTACATT GACATGCTCACCTTCACCCTGGAACGTGGCGAGTTCGAAGATGGCAAGGGGAAGTGTCCCTATGACCCAGTTAAGGGCCACACCGGCCTCCTTGTGG ACGGGGAGCTGTACTCGGCCACGCTCAACAACTTCCTGGGCACGGAGCCCGTCATCCTGCGGAACATGGGGCCGCACCACGCCATGAAGACGGAGTACCTGGCCTTCTGGCTCAACG AACCGCATTTCGTGGGCTCCGCCTACATCCCGGAGAGCGTGGGCAGCTTCACGGGGGACGACGACAAGGTGTACTTCTTCTTCAGCGAGCGCGCCGTGGAATACGACTGCTACGCCGAGCAGGTGGTGGCCCGCGTGGCCCGAGTCTGCAAG GGCGACGTGGGGGGCGCGCGGACGCTGCAGAGGAAGTGGACCACGTTCCTGAAGGCGCGGCTGGTGTGCTCCGCGCCCGACTGGCAGCTCTACTTCAACCAGTTGCAGGCGCTGCATACCCTGCAGGACGCCTCCTGGCACAACACCACCTTCTTCGGGGTTTTTCGGGCGCGGTG GGGCGACATGGACCTGTCAGCAGTCTGTGAGTACCAGTTGGAAGAGATCCAGAGGGTATTCGAGGGGCCCTACAAGGAGTACCATGAGCAAGCCCAAAAGTGGGGCCGCTACACCGACCCGGTACCCAGCCCGCGGCCCGGCTCG tgcaTCAACAACTGGCACCGACGCCATGGCTATACCAGTTCCCTGGAGCTGCCAGACAACACCCTCAACTTCATCAAGAAGCACCCGCTGATGGAGGAGCAGGTGGGGCCTCGGTGGGGCCGGCCCCTGCTGGTGAAGAAAGACGCCAACTTCACCCACCTGGTGGCCGACCGGGTCACGGGGCTTGATGGAGCCACCTATACAGTGCTGTTCATCGGCACAG gaGATGGCTGGCTGCTCAAGGCCGTGAGCCTGGGGCCCTGGGTCCACCTGATTGAGGAGCTGCAGGTGTTTGACCAGGAGCCGGTGGAAAGCCTGGTCCTGTCCCGGAGCAAG AAGCTGCTCTTTGCGGGCTCCCGCTCCCAGCTGGTCCAGCTGCCCCTGGCCGACTGTGTGAAGTACCGCTCCTGCGCTGACTGCGTGCTTGCTCGGGACCCCTACTGCGCCTGGAGCGTCAACACCAGCCGCTGCACGGCCGTGGGCGGCCACTCCGG ATCCCTGCTGATCCAGCACGtgacagtctcagacacctcaAGCATTTGTAACTTCCGGGGCAGTAAGAAAG TCAGGCTCACGCCCAAAAACATCACGGTGGTGGCAGGCACAGACCTGGTGCTGCCCTGCCGCCTCTCCTCCAACCTCGCCCACGCCCGCTGGACCTTCGGGGGCCGGGAGCTGCCTGCGGAGCAGCCCGGCTCCTTCCTCTACGACGCCCGGCTGCAGGCCCTGGTGGTGATGGCCGCCCAGCCCCGCCACGCCGGGGCCTACCACTGCTTCTCGGAGGAGCAGGGGGCCCGGCTGGCTGCCGAAGGCTACCTGGTGGCAGTGGTGGCGGGCCCGTCGGTGACCCTGGAGGCCCGGGCCCCCCTGGAGAGCCTGGGGCTGGTGTGGCTGGCCGTCGTGGCCCTGGGGGCCGTGTGcctggtgctgctgctgctggttctGTCCCTGCGCCGGCGGCTGCGGGAGGAGCTGGAGAAGGGCGCCAAGGCAGCCGAGAGGACCCTGGTGTACCCTCTGGAGCTGCCCAAGGAGCCCACCAGTCCCCCCTTCCGGCCCGGCCCCGAGACGGACGAGAAACTCTGGGACCCCGTGGGCTACTACTACTCGGACGGCTCCCTCAAGATCGTTCCTGGACACGCCCGGTGCCAGCCCGGCGGCGGGCCCCCCTCGCCGCCTCCTGGCATCCCCGGCCAGCCCCTGCCTTCTCCAACTCGGCTCCACCTGGGGGGTGGGCGGAACTCCAATGCCAACGGATACGTGCGCTTACAGCTGGGAGGGGAGGACCGGGGCAGCCTCGGGCACCCGCTGCCCGAGCTCGCCGACGAGCTGAGACGCAAACTGCAGCAGCGCCAGCAGCTGCCGGACTCCAACCCCGAGGAGTCCTCGGTGTGA